The Bernardetia litoralis DSM 6794 genome includes a window with the following:
- a CDS encoding NifU family protein codes for MAVITDNNRAPHVHIYVEENPNPNSMKFVMSFMLMADGIVKDYATKEDTTDSPLAATLFNEFDFVERVFLSKNFITITKTENVEWVEINSILRNYLKDYFEAQKPVFSEDLPDSKVELNDDPTIARIKDILDQYIRPAVEMDGGAISFSEFDKETGKLSVLLQGSCSGCPSSSITLKAGIQNLFSNMMPEVKEVVAQNG; via the coding sequence ATGGCAGTAATCACAGATAATAACCGTGCGCCTCATGTGCATATATATGTAGAAGAAAATCCAAATCCAAATTCTATGAAATTTGTTATGAGTTTTATGCTTATGGCAGATGGAATTGTTAAGGATTATGCTACAAAAGAAGATACAACTGATTCTCCTTTGGCTGCTACACTTTTCAATGAATTTGATTTTGTAGAGCGTGTATTTTTGAGCAAAAATTTTATTACAATTACCAAAACGGAAAATGTAGAATGGGTAGAAATTAATTCTATTCTTCGTAATTATTTGAAAGATTATTTTGAGGCTCAAAAACCTGTTTTTTCAGAAGATTTGCCAGACTCAAAAGTAGAACTCAATGATGACCCAACTATTGCAAGAATAAAAGATATTTTAGACCAATACATTCGTCCTGCTGTAGAAATGGATGGAGGAGCAATTTCTTTTTCTGAATTTGACAAAGAAACAGGAAAATTAAGCGTTCTTTTACAAGGCTCTTGTAGTGGTTGTCCATCTTCTTCAATTACACTAAAAGCAGGGATTCAGAATCTTTTCAGTAATATGATGCCTGAGGTAAAAGAAGTAGTAGCTCAAAATGGCTAG
- the trhA gene encoding PAQR family membrane homeostasis protein TrhA produces MTTLEKLQNFSNKHQELANTITHGLGILLSIGALTLLIIWASEAQDMWKVISFSIFGTTLVVLYTASTLYHGAKTAKLKQFFERIDHMAIYLLIAGSYTPFTLVTLRGPWGWTLFGIVWGIALLGIIYKMFFLGRWKRFSVILYVSMGWMAIVAIQPFFENLETGGLVWLGIGGLSYSLGVIFFVWEKLPFNHAIWHLFVLGGSVSHFLAIGLYV; encoded by the coding sequence TTGACAACTTTAGAAAAATTACAAAATTTTAGCAATAAACATCAAGAACTTGCTAACACAATAACACACGGATTAGGTATTTTGTTGAGTATTGGTGCTTTGACGCTCCTTATCATTTGGGCAAGTGAAGCGCAAGATATGTGGAAAGTAATTAGCTTTTCCATTTTTGGAACTACCCTTGTGGTACTTTATACGGCTTCTACACTTTATCATGGTGCAAAGACAGCCAAACTCAAACAGTTTTTTGAAAGAATAGACCACATGGCAATTTATCTTTTGATTGCTGGTTCTTATACTCCTTTTACACTTGTTACATTGCGTGGTCCTTGGGGCTGGACGCTTTTTGGTATCGTTTGGGGAATTGCTCTTTTAGGAATTATTTATAAAATGTTTTTTTTGGGAAGATGGAAACGTTTTTCTGTGATTCTCTATGTTTCAATGGGTTGGATGGCTATTGTGGCAATACAACCGTTCTTTGAAAACCTAGAAACAGGAGGGCTTGTTTGGCTCGGAATCGGTGGACTTTCATATTCATTAGGAGTAATATTCTTTGTTTGGGAAAAACTACCATTTAATCATGCTATTTGGCATTTATTTGTTTTGGGAGGAAGTGTAAGTCATTTTCTTGCTATTGGACTATACGTTTAA
- a CDS encoding sigma-70 family RNA polymerase sigma factor, which produces MAKSLPEKEKLHIFNTEFMPHADAMYNFAYKLTFDEDDAKDLVQDAYMKAYRFAASYEVGTNAKAWLFRILKNSFINNYRKKTKEPSKVDYQDVENYYNSASIETSEMNHTVDLRTSTMQNKIGDEVTGALNSLPVDFRTVIILCDLEGFTYEEMAVILDIPIGTVRSRLHRARGVLKEKLIEYAKQFGFDAD; this is translated from the coding sequence ATGGCTAAATCACTTCCAGAAAAAGAAAAACTACATATTTTCAATACTGAATTTATGCCTCATGCAGATGCCATGTACAACTTTGCTTACAAACTTACCTTTGATGAAGACGATGCCAAAGATTTGGTACAAGATGCTTACATGAAAGCGTATCGTTTTGCTGCTTCGTATGAAGTAGGTACAAATGCAAAAGCGTGGCTTTTTCGTATTCTGAAAAATAGCTTTATTAATAATTATAGGAAAAAGACAAAAGAACCTTCAAAAGTAGATTACCAAGATGTAGAAAATTATTACAATTCTGCATCCATAGAAACTTCTGAAATGAATCATACCGTTGATTTGCGCACTTCAACAATGCAAAACAAAATTGGTGATGAAGTAACAGGTGCTTTAAATTCTTTGCCTGTTGATTTTCGTACTGTAATTATTCTTTGCGATTTGGAAGGTTTTACGTATGAAGAAATGGCTGTAATTTTGGATATTCCTATCGGAACAGTTCGTTCTCGTTTGCACAGAGCAAGAGGTGTTTTAAAAGAAAAACTCATTGAATATGCCAAGCAGTTTGGCTTTGATGCAGATTAA
- a CDS encoding type II toxin-antitoxin system PemK/MazF family toxin — protein sequence MEKREIWLVNLPKIIKDEKDKMVFAIITSIGTGSLSFIAVLPLIDWKEDYISSSSIVKIENNDNPNLEKVFAVDCWQVQLIYTRDEERNRFIKKIGMINETTMQKIHETIADTFDWL from the coding sequence ATGGAAAAAAGAGAAATATGGTTAGTCAATTTACCCAAAATTATTAAAGATGAAAAAGACAAAATGGTATTTGCAATAATAACCAGTATAGGAACTGGTTCACTTTCATTTATAGCCGTTTTACCTCTTATTGATTGGAAAGAAGATTATATTTCATCTAGCTCAATAGTAAAAATAGAAAATAATGATAACCCTAACCTAGAAAAAGTATTTGCTGTTGATTGTTGGCAAGTACAACTTATTTATACTAGAGATGAGGAGAGGAATAGATTTATAAAAAAAATAGGAATGATAAACGAAACAACTATGCAGAAAATTCATGAAACAATAGCTGATACTTTCGACTGGTTGTAA
- a CDS encoding ABC transporter ATP-binding protein gives MKNTNEDINTNGSAKEQYQNAKPNLENTSENTTSTKKSEDKEDEHKKRKLNKESFHYLLGIYKFMMPYKGYFFTGMVCLFLSSIILLAFPELTGKLIDVATGKQSFLLDSINQIAFALVGIIIIQVVFSFLRVYLFAQVSEHSMADIRKELYQKYLSLPMSFYDKHRSGELMSRITADVALLQDTFSVTLAEFFRQIITLIVGLGILFYKTPKLTFFMLGVMPVLVIGAIIFGKFIRKLSKKTQDQLAESNIIVEETIQAIATVKAFTNEIFETNRYSTTQNSVIQTALKAATYRGAFVSFILFALFGSVIAVLWYGATLVSDGSLSIGDLTSFIIYSMFIGGSIGGLGSLYGQIQKGIGASERVLEILNEDSEPYNQTSSANQNPIEGNISFKNIGFSYPTRTDVEVLKGLSFDIKAGEKIALVGHSGAGKSTIIQLLERFYEPQNGTIEVDGKNNLDYDLNFYRSAIGIVPQEILLFGGTIKENIAYGKPNATEEEITQAAKKANAFKFIETFPEGLNTLVGERGVKLSGGQRQRIAIARAILRDPKILILDEATSSLDAESEHLVQEALDTLMKDRTTIIIAHRLATIRKVDTIYVMENGQISEQGTHESLVNQEGTYNQLVQLQLLDA, from the coding sequence ATGAAAAACACGAACGAAGATATAAATACAAACGGAAGCGCAAAGGAACAATATCAAAACGCTAAACCTAATTTAGAAAATACGTCAGAAAACACTACTTCTACCAAAAAATCTGAAGACAAAGAAGACGAACACAAAAAACGAAAACTCAACAAAGAAAGTTTTCATTATCTTTTAGGCATTTACAAATTTATGATGCCCTATAAAGGATATTTTTTTACTGGAATGGTTTGTCTTTTCTTGTCTAGTATTATTCTTTTGGCATTTCCAGAGCTGACAGGAAAACTGATTGATGTAGCCACAGGAAAACAAAGTTTTTTATTAGATAGTATCAATCAAATTGCCTTTGCTTTGGTTGGAATTATTATAATACAAGTTGTTTTTTCCTTTTTGAGAGTTTATTTATTTGCACAAGTAAGTGAGCATTCTATGGCTGATATTCGTAAAGAATTATATCAAAAATATCTTTCTTTGCCAATGAGTTTTTATGACAAACATCGCTCTGGAGAACTTATGAGTAGGATTACGGCTGATGTAGCTCTTCTTCAAGATACTTTTTCGGTTACGTTGGCAGAGTTTTTTCGTCAAATAATTACGCTTATTGTTGGTCTAGGAATTTTGTTTTATAAAACTCCAAAACTCACTTTTTTTATGTTGGGAGTAATGCCTGTTTTGGTAATTGGTGCTATTATTTTTGGAAAATTTATACGCAAACTTTCTAAGAAAACACAAGACCAACTTGCAGAATCTAATATTATTGTTGAAGAAACAATTCAAGCCATTGCCACAGTAAAAGCATTTACAAACGAAATTTTTGAAACCAATCGTTATTCTACTACTCAAAATAGTGTTATTCAAACAGCTCTAAAAGCTGCTACTTATCGTGGTGCTTTTGTTTCTTTTATTCTTTTTGCTCTTTTTGGAAGTGTGATAGCTGTGCTTTGGTATGGTGCAACGCTCGTTTCTGATGGCTCATTAAGTATTGGAGATTTGACTTCTTTTATTATTTATTCAATGTTTATTGGTGGTTCAATTGGTGGTTTGGGTAGTCTTTATGGACAAATTCAAAAAGGAATTGGTGCATCAGAACGAGTTTTGGAAATTTTAAATGAAGATTCAGAACCTTATAATCAAACATCTTCAGCCAATCAAAACCCAATTGAAGGAAATATTTCTTTCAAAAATATTGGTTTTTCATATCCTACACGTACGGATGTAGAAGTTTTGAAAGGACTTAGTTTTGATATAAAAGCAGGAGAAAAAATTGCTCTAGTTGGGCATAGTGGAGCAGGAAAATCTACAATTATTCAACTTTTGGAACGTTTTTATGAGCCACAAAATGGAACAATAGAAGTAGATGGAAAAAATAATTTAGATTATGATTTGAATTTTTATCGTTCTGCAATCGGAATTGTGCCCCAAGAAATATTGCTTTTTGGTGGAACAATTAAAGAAAATATTGCTTACGGAAAGCCAAATGCAACAGAAGAAGAAATAACCCAAGCTGCAAAAAAAGCAAACGCATTTAAGTTTATAGAAACTTTTCCAGAAGGATTAAACACATTAGTAGGCGAACGTGGCGTAAAACTTTCGGGTGGGCAGCGTCAAAGAATTGCCATTGCAAGAGCAATTTTGCGTGACCCAAAAATATTAATTTTAGATGAAGCAACAAGCTCATTAGATGCCGAATCCGAACACCTTGTACAAGAGGCTTTGGATACTTTGATGAAAGACCGAACTACAATTATTATTGCGCATCGTTTGGCTACAATCCGAAAAGTAGATACAATTTATGTAATGGAAAATGGACAAATTAGTGAGCAAGGAACACATGAAAGTCTCGTAAATCAAGAAGGAACATATAACCAACTTGTTCAGTTACAGCTTTTAGATGCCTAA
- a CDS encoding BspA family leucine-rich repeat surface protein — protein MNNLLLSFLRKKNYIRGLTSLLFLALFFIGFATNSAYSQAFRTTWITTDGTITIPTNETGYDYTVTWTNLTNAGVGNGSAIAQTGNYTITGLENNSTYEVAISGDFPHFYMNFGSGKLKLKTIEEWGNIAWTKMNSAFSGCENLTYNAIDTPNLSLVRTMSDMFRECTSFDGNATINNWNTENIINMSGMFAYASTFNQPLNNWNTAAVTDMNNMFLSTSFNQDIGSWNTAAVIDMNNMFFGAQSFNQDISSWNTAAVTDMSGMFVNTPFNQNISSWNTAAVTDMSSMFFAAQSFNQNISSWNTAVVTDMSKMLVGTTLFNQNLGTWNIESIIQNNAFDGMYRMFSNSGLSTANYDATLIGWAAQNVNTGISLGSFGLTYCTSETARNTLTSAPNNWTITGDNLACPSTIPFRTTWITTDGTITIPTNGGTGYNYTVTWTNLTNPTVGDGSASNQTGNYTLTGLENNSTYEIAISGDFPHFYMGGSSSEQPKIQTIEAWGDIAWTSMYAAFQGCENLTYTATDSPNLAGVTDMSNMFHGCISFDGNTTMNNWNTENVTNILFMFAGASTFNQPIGDWNVENVTNMNGLFNSASSFNQNIEDWNISNLTSLQGLFYYASSFNQPLNNWNTSSVTNMNLVFSGATSFNQPLDNWNTSSATEMNSLFANARAFNQPIGNWNTGNVTNMTSVFNDAHSFNQNIGNWNTEHVTDMTQMFTNAPAFNQDIRNWNTSNVTSMSQMFFMATSFDQNIGSWNTGNVINMQSMFGRATSFNQDISNWNTSNVTSIGGMFFNATSFNQDISNWNTENVTNMGATFSGASAFNQNLGNWNIENVEQIISYYGMSGMLDNSGLSTANYDATLIGWAAQNVNPNITLGATGLAYCASETARNILTSAPNNWNITGDIFFCFEPEINLQGNGIDIVNNSTTPITANATDFGSVLACGSDTLTRIFTVQNTGNNNLITNNIIITGTHASDFSFGTFSSTIAPFSSATFTVTFNPSGLGNRTATIEINNNDSDESLYTFAIQGIGTADNINPVIPTLADETAQCQVIALIPPTTTDNCAGTLTGTTGQVFPITTQGTTIVEWTFDDGNGNIATVNQNVIITDTEIPTITAPSNITANTDTGICTASNLTLGTATGTDNCGIPTFTNDAPTVFPIGLTNVTWTADDGNGNTATAIQTVMITAPVEINVTGNGNSIADGNSAASTINNTDFGDVTTDRTVTYTIENTGTQPLLISSITSDNTDFVVSIIPTTVLAGSTSTFDVTFSSASLGLSAANITINNNDCDEAIYDFAVQATKTSTTPPPSGGGIGGTGTGGSTGGTTGGAGAVVPNPDLIFTGASNMYNANRLDLSWVTNTTISAFRLYRNNVLIRTFSGSSTDYSDANLAANTFYTYTLIAVINGINSEPHTFEFWTAPNPPSVASVTDVCEEGIATVVLSSNENGTGSSYKVYTEENGGNPVASSDTTFFNLPSVNTQTDFYISTVGGESGKEGERTKITVRVQPTFEAVILRGSTQYSCTNSLVLQAGYIANANSYTWFLDGNEVGTGQTFTATIEGNYEVRINKIVCEVTSEPVQVLLNQVITAQIEENTTTQNSITFCENGNLNAVSAGQDATYKWSLNGNIVGEEQNIAVSQSGTYTLSVAKGDCQVSTTINVAVATRPQMPTLSSTQDSVCLGVTTTLSVQNIENGVTYKWLRNGNEINETGNSITVNEVGNYTVEVVSNVENSCTTISEQIQVNGFEVIPTNLRINEEQATLYLETQMAQAQITNIEWYFEGELNTELGNTSEIRPTQEGNYYAIITNQNGCNYQTEIVYFPLDFVTGEEDIKTDTFKIYPNPSTGIFKVQFETVLLENTEVSIFDGIGRKIHTQTFEKGNQEFVITLKNQPKGMYLIHFNHNNKVYSRQIVIE, from the coding sequence ATGAATAATCTACTACTTTCATTTTTGAGGAAGAAAAATTATATAAGAGGTTTGACTTCTTTACTTTTTCTTGCTCTGTTTTTTATTGGTTTTGCTACAAATTCAGCATACAGTCAAGCCTTCCGTACTACGTGGATAACTACAGACGGAACAATTACAATTCCTACTAATGAAACAGGCTATGATTATACAGTTACTTGGACAAATTTAACCAATGCAGGAGTTGGAAATGGCTCTGCAATAGCACAAACAGGAAACTATACCATTACAGGATTAGAAAATAATAGCACTTATGAAGTAGCTATTAGTGGAGATTTTCCTCATTTTTATATGAATTTTGGTAGTGGAAAATTAAAACTAAAAACTATTGAAGAATGGGGAAATATAGCTTGGACAAAAATGAATTCTGCTTTTAGTGGATGTGAAAATCTTACTTATAATGCCATTGATACTCCTAATTTGAGCCTAGTCAGAACGATGAGCGATATGTTCAGAGAGTGTACTTCTTTTGATGGCAATGCTACAATAAATAATTGGAATACAGAGAATATTATAAATATGAGTGGAATGTTTGCCTATGCTTCTACATTTAATCAACCTCTTAATAACTGGAATACAGCAGCAGTTACAGATATGAATAATATGTTTTTGAGCACCTCTTTCAATCAAGATATTGGTTCTTGGAATACAGCAGCAGTGATAGATATGAATAATATGTTTTTTGGTGCACAATCTTTCAATCAAGATATTAGTTCTTGGAATACAGCAGCAGTTACAGATATGAGTGGAATGTTTGTAAATACTCCTTTCAATCAAAACATTAGTTCTTGGAATACGGCAGCAGTTACAGATATGAGTTCAATGTTTTTTGCTGCACAATCTTTTAATCAAAATATTAGTTCTTGGAATACAGCAGTAGTTACAGATATGAGTAAGATGTTGGTAGGAACTACTTTGTTCAATCAAAATCTAGGAACTTGGAATATAGAGAGTATTATTCAAAATAATGCGTTTGATGGAATGTATAGAATGTTTTCTAATTCTGGTCTAAGTACTGCAAACTATGATGCAACACTCATAGGCTGGGCTGCACAAAATGTAAATACAGGAATTTCTTTAGGTTCTTTTGGTCTTACTTATTGTACCTCAGAAACAGCAAGAAATACACTTACTTCTGCACCAAATAACTGGACTATTACTGGAGATAACTTAGCATGTCCATCAACTATTCCTTTCCGTACCACATGGATAACCACAGACGGAACAATCACTATTCCTACAAATGGAGGGACAGGCTATAATTATACAGTTACTTGGACAAACCTAACTAACCCAACAGTAGGAGATGGTTCTGCCAGCAACCAAACAGGAAATTATACTCTTACAGGATTAGAAAATAATAGTACGTATGAAATTGCTATTAGTGGAGATTTTCCTCATTTTTATATGGGTGGTAGTTCTTCCGAACAACCAAAAATTCAAACAATAGAAGCATGGGGAGATATTGCATGGACAAGTATGTATGCTGCTTTTCAAGGTTGTGAAAACCTTACTTATACTGCTACTGATAGTCCTAATTTGGCTGGTGTAACAGATATGAGTAATATGTTTCATGGTTGTATTTCTTTTGATGGAAATACAACAATGAATAACTGGAATACAGAGAATGTAACTAATATATTATTTATGTTTGCTGGAGCAAGTACTTTCAATCAACCTATTGGAGATTGGAATGTAGAGAACGTAACAAATATGAATGGTTTGTTTAATAGTGCTTCTTCGTTCAATCAAAACATTGAAGATTGGAATATTAGTAATCTAACTAGTCTGCAAGGTCTATTTTATTATGCTTCATCATTCAATCAGCCTTTAAATAATTGGAATACTTCAAGTGTAACAAATATGAATCTTGTATTCTCTGGCGCAACGTCTTTCAATCAACCTCTTGATAATTGGAATACTTCAAGTGCAACAGAAATGAATAGCCTGTTTGCTAATGCACGTGCATTTAATCAACCTATTGGAAATTGGAATACAGGAAATGTAACTAACATGACAAGTGTATTTAATGATGCTCATTCATTCAATCAAAATATTGGAAATTGGAATACAGAACATGTAACTGACATGACTCAGATGTTTACTAATGCTCCTGCCTTTAATCAAGACATCAGAAATTGGAATACAAGTAATGTAACTAGTATGAGCCAAATGTTCTTTATGGCTACTTCTTTTGATCAAAATATTGGAAGCTGGAATACAGGTAATGTAATAAACATGCAGTCTATGTTTGGTAGAGCTACTTCTTTCAACCAAGATATCAGCAATTGGAATACGTCAAATGTAACCAGTATAGGTGGAATGTTTTTTAATGCTACTTCATTTAATCAAGATATAAGTAATTGGAATACAGAAAATGTAACTAACATGGGAGCAACATTCTCTGGTGCAAGTGCATTCAATCAAAATCTTGGAAATTGGAATATTGAAAATGTAGAGCAAATCATATCTTACTATGGAATGAGTGGAATGCTAGATAATTCTGGTCTAAGTACAGCCAACTACGATGCAACTCTCATAGGCTGGGCAGCACAAAACGTAAACCCAAATATAACTCTAGGCGCAACTGGTCTGGCTTATTGTGCATCCGAAACAGCAAGAAATATACTTACATCAGCACCTAACAACTGGAATATAACAGGAGATATATTTTTCTGTTTTGAGCCAGAAATAAATCTACAAGGAAATGGAATTGATATTGTAAATAATAGCACCACACCAATTACAGCTAATGCCACAGATTTTGGAAGTGTACTAGCTTGTGGTTCAGATACATTGACTAGAATATTTACTGTTCAAAATACAGGAAATAATAATTTAATTACCAATAATATTATAATTACTGGAACGCATGCTTCTGATTTTTCTTTTGGTACTTTCAGTTCTACTATTGCACCATTTAGTAGTGCTACTTTTACTGTTACATTCAACCCTTCTGGCTTAGGAAACAGAACAGCTACCATCGAAATAAATAATAACGATTCTGATGAAAGTCTTTATACATTCGCTATCCAAGGCATAGGAACAGCAGATAATATCAATCCAGTTATTCCAACACTAGCCGATGAAACAGCACAATGTCAAGTTATTGCTTTAATACCTCCAACCACAACAGATAATTGTGCAGGAACACTTACAGGAACAACAGGACAGGTATTTCCAATCACAACACAAGGAACAACCATTGTAGAATGGACATTTGATGATGGAAATGGAAATATTGCTACTGTCAATCAAAATGTAATAATTACTGATACAGAAATTCCAACTATTACAGCACCTTCAAACATTACAGCAAATACAGATACAGGAATTTGTACAGCTTCAAATCTAACACTAGGAACTGCAACAGGAACAGATAATTGTGGAATACCAACATTTACAAACGATGCTCCGACTGTTTTCCCTATTGGTCTAACAAATGTAACTTGGACAGCAGACGATGGAAATGGAAATACTGCCACAGCTATTCAAACAGTTATGATTACTGCTCCAGTAGAAATAAATGTAACAGGAAATGGAAATTCTATTGCTGATGGAAATTCTGCTGCCAGTACAATTAATAATACTGATTTTGGAGATGTAACAACTGACAGAACAGTAACTTATACCATCGAAAACACAGGAACACAGCCTTTGCTTATTTCTTCAATCACAAGTGATAATACAGATTTTGTTGTTTCTATTATTCCTACAACTGTTTTGGCAGGTTCTACTTCTACATTTGATGTTACGTTTTCATCGGCATCTTTAGGATTATCTGCAGCAAATATTACCATTAATAATAATGATTGTGATGAAGCAATTTATGATTTTGCTGTTCAAGCTACCAAAACAAGCACTACACCACCACCATCAGGAGGAGGAATAGGTGGAACAGGAACAGGAGGAAGTACAGGTGGTACAACAGGTGGAGCAGGAGCAGTAGTTCCAAATCCAGATTTGATTTTTACTGGAGCTTCAAATATGTACAATGCTAATCGTTTAGATTTATCTTGGGTTACTAATACTACTATTTCTGCATTCCGTTTATATAGAAATAATGTTCTTATTCGTACATTCTCTGGCTCAAGTACTGATTATTCTGATGCAAACCTTGCAGCAAATACATTTTATACCTACACACTAATTGCAGTCATTAATGGTATAAATTCTGAACCTCACACATTTGAATTTTGGACTGCCCCAAATCCTCCTAGTGTTGCCTCAGTAACAGATGTTTGTGAAGAGGGAATAGCTACCGTAGTACTTTCATCAAACGAAAATGGTACAGGAAGTAGCTATAAAGTATATACAGAAGAAAATGGAGGAAATCCAGTTGCTTCAAGCGATACGACATTTTTCAATCTACCTTCTGTAAATACACAAACTGATTTTTATATAAGTACAGTAGGAGGAGAAAGTGGAAAAGAAGGCGAACGTACAAAAATAACTGTGAGAGTTCAACCTACTTTTGAAGCTGTTATTTTAAGAGGGAGTACGCAATATAGTTGTACCAACTCTTTAGTTTTACAAGCTGGATACATAGCAAATGCAAATTCTTATACTTGGTTTTTAGATGGAAATGAAGTAGGAACAGGACAAACATTTACAGCCACTATTGAAGGAAATTATGAAGTACGAATCAATAAAATAGTTTGTGAAGTAACTTCCGAACCTGTACAAGTTTTGCTCAATCAAGTAATAACAGCACAGATAGAAGAAAATACTACTACCCAAAATTCAATTACTTTCTGTGAGAATGGTAATTTGAATGCTGTTTCTGCAGGACAAGATGCCACTTACAAATGGTCTTTAAATGGAAACATAGTAGGAGAAGAACAAAATATAGCCGTTTCTCAATCAGGAACTTATACACTTTCAGTTGCTAAAGGTGATTGTCAAGTAAGTACGACAATAAATGTGGCAGTTGCGACAAGACCACAAATGCCTACTTTATCATCTACTCAAGATTCTGTTTGTTTGGGTGTAACAACTACACTTTCTGTCCAAAACATAGAAAATGGAGTTACTTACAAATGGTTAAGAAATGGAAACGAAATAAACGAAACAGGAAATTCTATTACTGTAAATGAAGTAGGAAATTATACTGTTGAGGTAGTTTCAAATGTAGAAAATTCGTGTACAACTATTTCAGAACAAATTCAAGTGAATGGTTTTGAAGTAATTCCTACAAACTTGAGAATAAATGAAGAACAGGCAACTCTTTATTTAGAAACTCAAATGGCTCAAGCTCAAATCACAAATATAGAATGGTATTTTGAAGGAGAACTAAATACTGAACTAGGAAATACTTCTGAAATCAGACCAACACAAGAAGGTAATTATTATGCAATTATTACCAATCAAAATGGTTGTAACTATCAAACAGAAATCGTTTATTTCCCTCTTGATTTTGTTACTGGAGAAGAAGATATAAAAACAGATACTTTCAAAATCTATCCAAATCCTAGTACTGGAATCTTCAAAGTACAATTTGAAACTGTTTTATTAGAAAACACAGAAGTAAGTATTTTTGATGGAATTGGTAGAAAAATACATACACAAACTTTTGAAAAAGGAAATCAAGAATTTGTTATTACGTTGAAAAATCAACCAAAAGGAATGTATTTAATTCACTTCAATCACAATAATAAAGTATATTCAAGACAGATTGTTATTGAATAA